In a single window of the Deinococcus aetherius genome:
- the sdhC gene encoding succinate dehydrogenase, cytochrome b556 subunit, translating to MYRGREGQWAWLLHRLSGLAILAYLLVHVISISLFVFGERAYMALHTTYELPIFSLGLIAVTAGVVYHSLNGLRIIVMDFTGMGVLYQRQMFWAVMGLTLLATAYTAFVVIGRMLGGAA from the coding sequence ATGTACCGAGGAAGAGAGGGGCAGTGGGCCTGGCTGCTTCACCGCCTGTCCGGGCTGGCGATCCTGGCCTATCTGCTCGTTCACGTCATCAGCATCAGCCTGTTCGTGTTCGGCGAGCGGGCCTACATGGCGCTCCACACGACCTACGAGCTGCCGATCTTCAGCCTGGGGCTGATCGCGGTCACGGCGGGGGTCGTGTACCACTCCCTGAACGGGCTGCGGATCATCGTGATGGACTTCACCGGCATGGGCGTGCTGTACCAGCGGCAGATGTTCTGGGCCGTGATGGGCCTGACCCTGCTCGCCACCGCCTACACCGCCTTCGTGGTGATCGGCCGCATGCTCGGGGGTGCGGCATGA
- a CDS encoding succinate dehydrogenase hydrophobic membrane anchor subunit: MIRARTFTDARQQAHSNAELNWWIFMRISGLVLVFLILGHIYMTFIQVSEADATYIAVVNKLQNPAWKFYDWTILALSLLHGVNGARYSIEDYVRSRPNRAWVKIIFYTISAVIFTLGTIGLFSI, from the coding sequence ATGATCCGCGCGCGCACCTTCACGGACGCCCGGCAGCAGGCGCACTCCAACGCCGAGCTGAACTGGTGGATCTTCATGCGGATCAGCGGCCTGGTGCTCGTCTTCCTGATCCTGGGCCACATCTACATGACGTTTATCCAGGTCAGCGAGGCCGACGCGACGTACATCGCCGTCGTCAACAAGCTGCAAAACCCGGCCTGGAAATTCTACGACTGGACCATCCTGGCCCTCTCCCTGCTGCACGGGGTCAACGGCGCGCGGTACTCCATCGAGGACTACGTGCGCTCGCGGCCCAACCGGGCGTGGGTCAAGATCATCTTCTACACGATCAGCGCCGTGATCTTCACCCTGGGGACCATTGGGCTGTTCTCGATCTGA
- the sdhA gene encoding succinate dehydrogenase flavoprotein subunit yields MHHRYDVLVVGAGGAGLMAALYAAKGGVSVACISKLYPTRSHTGAAQGGIGAALGNVAEDHWEWHMFDTVKGGDYLTDQDAAEIFAKDIIEAVYELEHMGLPFSRLDNGKIAQRKFGGHTRDFGKAAVERSCYAKDRTGHMILQTLYQQNVKAGTNFYNEFHVTDLIIEEGRCRGVVAYHLASGELHTFHAKAVILAAGGYGRIYKITSNALTLTGDLMSIYYRKGLPLEDMEFYQFHPTGLAKLGILVTEGIRGEGGILRNSDGERFMERYAPTIKDLAPRDIVSRSIITEIREGRGVGRDKDAVHIDLTHLPREVIEGKLAEITDLARTYLGQDPVKDLVAVQPTAHYAMGGIPTDINGLCLADGNGTPVEGLYAAGEQACVSLHGANRLGTNSLGDLIVFGRRAGIFAAQYAQQVEYAEMPEDPERETVELLDRLKNASGKENSALIRKELQESMMNNVGIFRNGPDMAKQVEIIKELKVRYAGVSVSDPSVRYNSELIEAMELGFMLDCAEAATASALNRKESRGAHDREDYTERDDANWLKHTMAYKDLNNPDNVLIGYKSVSLKGYTRAFEPKPRVY; encoded by the coding sequence ATGCACCATCGTTACGACGTACTGGTGGTCGGCGCGGGCGGGGCGGGGCTGATGGCCGCGCTCTACGCCGCCAAGGGCGGGGTGTCCGTCGCCTGCATCTCCAAGCTCTACCCCACCCGGTCCCACACGGGCGCGGCCCAGGGCGGCATCGGCGCCGCGCTCGGCAACGTCGCCGAGGACCACTGGGAATGGCACATGTTCGACACCGTCAAGGGCGGCGACTACCTCACCGACCAGGACGCGGCCGAAATTTTCGCCAAGGACATCATCGAGGCCGTCTACGAGCTGGAACACATGGGCCTGCCCTTCTCGCGGCTCGACAACGGCAAGATCGCCCAGCGCAAGTTCGGCGGCCACACGCGCGACTTCGGCAAGGCGGCGGTCGAGCGGTCGTGCTACGCCAAGGACCGCACCGGCCACATGATCCTGCAAACCTTGTACCAGCAGAACGTGAAGGCCGGGACCAACTTCTACAACGAATTCCACGTCACCGACCTGATCATCGAGGAGGGGCGCTGCCGGGGCGTGGTGGCCTACCACCTCGCCAGCGGCGAGCTACACACCTTCCACGCGAAGGCCGTGATCCTGGCGGCGGGCGGGTACGGGCGCATCTACAAGATCACCTCCAACGCCCTGACGCTCACCGGCGACCTGATGAGCATCTACTACCGCAAGGGCCTGCCGCTGGAGGACATGGAGTTCTACCAGTTCCACCCGACCGGCCTCGCCAAGCTGGGCATCCTGGTGACCGAGGGGATTCGCGGTGAGGGCGGCATCCTGCGCAACTCGGACGGCGAGCGGTTTATGGAACGCTACGCGCCGACGATCAAGGACCTTGCGCCGCGCGACATCGTTTCGCGTTCGATCATCACTGAGATTCGGGAGGGGCGAGGTGTGGGCCGCGACAAGGACGCCGTGCACATCGACCTGACGCACCTCCCGCGCGAGGTGATCGAGGGCAAGCTGGCGGAGATCACCGACCTCGCGCGCACCTACCTCGGGCAGGACCCGGTGAAGGACCTCGTGGCGGTGCAGCCGACGGCACATTACGCGATGGGCGGCATCCCCACCGACATCAACGGCCTGTGTCTGGCGGACGGCAACGGCACGCCGGTCGAGGGGCTGTACGCGGCGGGCGAGCAGGCGTGCGTGTCGTTGCACGGGGCGAACCGGCTGGGCACGAACAGCCTCGGTGACCTGATCGTCTTCGGGCGCCGGGCGGGCATCTTCGCCGCGCAGTACGCGCAGCAGGTGGAGTACGCCGAGATGCCCGAGGACCCCGAGCGCGAGACGGTGGAGCTGCTCGACCGCCTGAAGAACGCCTCCGGCAAGGAGAACTCCGCCCTGATCCGCAAGGAGTTGCAGGAGTCGATGATGAACAACGTCGGCATCTTCCGCAACGGCCCGGACATGGCGAAGCAGGTCGAGATCATCAAGGAACTCAAGGTCCGTTACGCGGGGGTCTCGGTGTCCGACCCCAGCGTCCGGTACAACAGCGAACTCATCGAGGCGATGGAACTGGGCTTCATGCTCGACTGCGCGGAGGCCGCGACCGCCTCGGCGCTCAACCGCAAGGAGTCGCGCGGCGCCCACGACCGCGAGGATTACACCGAGCGCGACGACGCCAACTGGCTCAAGCACACGATGGCCTACAAGGACCTCAACAACCCCGACAACGTGCTGATCGGCTACAAGTCCGTGTCCCTCAAGGGCTACACCCGGGCGTTCGAGCCGAAGCCACGCGTGTACTGA
- a CDS encoding succinate dehydrogenase iron-sulfur subunit, with translation MPEYYPPSNAAPNVQMMHIKVKVLRFNPEKDKKAHWETYPVEAQPADRVLDVLNYVKWFVDPSLTFRRSCMHGICGSDAMMINGRNQLACKTLLRDVVKEGGTLTVEPIRGLKVEKDLLTDMEPFFDAYRAIMPYFINESPPPAGERLQSPELAERMAQSSNCILCACCTTSCPIFWVNGSYLGPAAIVQAHRFIFDSRDQATNQRLNIMNQNTGVWRCRTAYNCTEACPRDIPITQLIEEVKRAVMYQQS, from the coding sequence ATGCCCGAGTACTACCCCCCCTCCAACGCCGCCCCGAACGTGCAGATGATGCACATCAAGGTCAAGGTTCTTCGCTTCAACCCGGAAAAGGACAAGAAGGCCCACTGGGAGACGTACCCGGTGGAGGCGCAGCCCGCCGACCGCGTGCTCGACGTGTTGAACTACGTCAAGTGGTTCGTGGACCCCTCGCTGACCTTCCGCCGCTCGTGTATGCACGGCATCTGCGGCAGCGACGCGATGATGATCAACGGGCGCAACCAGCTCGCCTGCAAGACGCTGCTGCGCGACGTGGTGAAAGAGGGCGGCACGCTGACGGTGGAGCCCATTCGCGGCCTGAAGGTCGAGAAGGACCTGCTGACCGACATGGAGCCCTTCTTCGACGCCTACCGGGCGATCATGCCGTACTTCATCAACGAGAGCCCGCCTCCCGCCGGGGAGCGGCTGCAATCGCCTGAACTCGCCGAGCGGATGGCGCAGTCGAGCAACTGCATCCTCTGCGCGTGCTGCACGACCTCCTGCCCGATCTTCTGGGTGAACGGCTCGTACCTGGGCCCGGCGGCCATCGTGCAGGCGCACCGCTTCATCTTCGACAGCCGCGACCAGGCCACCAACCAGCGGCTGAACATCATGAACCAGAACACCGGCGTCTGGCGCTGCCGCACCGCCTACAACTGCACGGAAGCCTGCCCGCGCGACATCCCGATCACCCAACTGATCGAGGAGGTCAAGCGCGCGGTGATGTACCAGCAGTCGTAG
- a CDS encoding DUF2243 domain-containing protein yields MSVRGARGSLGQRAAEQRRWMTGGVLLGVGLGGFFDGIVLHQILQWHHMVSEPYPPETLQNLRINTLGDGLFHSLNWVFTLLGTLLFWSGLRASHTTWRTSTFLGTLIFGWGLFNVVEGLIDHQILGIHHVRPGPYWLAYDLGYLAWGAVMLLIGWRLMRAAR; encoded by the coding sequence ATGAGCGTACGGGGAGCGCGGGGCAGTCTCGGGCAGCGGGCGGCGGAGCAGAGACGCTGGATGACGGGCGGGGTGCTGCTCGGGGTGGGGCTGGGTGGATTCTTCGACGGGATCGTGCTGCACCAGATCCTCCAGTGGCACCACATGGTCAGCGAGCCGTATCCGCCGGAGACCCTTCAGAACTTACGCATCAACACCCTGGGCGACGGCCTCTTCCACAGCCTGAACTGGGTCTTCACCCTGCTTGGAACGCTGCTCTTCTGGAGCGGCCTGCGGGCCAGCCACACGACCTGGCGCACTTCCACCTTTCTCGGCACCCTGATCTTCGGCTGGGGCCTCTTCAACGTGGTCGAGGGCCTGATCGACCACCAGATTCTGGGCATCCATCATGTCCGCCCGGGGCCGTACTGGCTCGCCTATGACCTCGGGTATCTGGCGTGGGGCGCGGTGATGCTCCTCATAGGCTGGCGGTTGATGCGGGCGGCGCGCTGA
- a CDS encoding antibiotic biosynthesis monooxygenase family protein, producing MITVANRIYVNPAYHDQFEARFRERAGLVDGMPGFVANHVLRPTGEGEPFVVLTFWESREAFEAWTNSDAFRQGHARSGTLPKDAFTGPNVLEIHEVVQSGGPR from the coding sequence ATGATCACCGTCGCCAACCGCATCTACGTCAACCCCGCGTATCACGACCAGTTCGAGGCCCGCTTCCGCGAGCGCGCGGGGCTGGTGGACGGAATGCCCGGCTTCGTTGCCAACCACGTCCTGCGGCCCACCGGGGAGGGCGAGCCCTTCGTGGTCCTCACCTTCTGGGAGTCGCGCGAGGCGTTCGAGGCGTGGACGAACAGCGACGCCTTCCGCCAGGGCCACGCGCGCAGCGGCACCCTGCCGAAAGACGCCTTTACGGGCCCGAACGTCCTCGAAATCCATGAGGTCGTTCAAAGCGGCGGGCCTCGCTGA
- a CDS encoding cyclin-dependent kinase inhibitor 3 family protein: MTSETHPIRVDWVETGLWPGRLGLTFAPGKKGASVLQAGVVHDRDLGADLRRLAREGVQVIAPLIEDHEFELLGIPDYHTLVEEHGLTVLACPIRDRDVPGDLGGFGAFLDELMDALLDGRRVVVHCRGGLGRAGLTAACLLVQAGMPPEQATLRVREARPGTIETEAQVQFIHDFARR, from the coding sequence GTGACGAGCGAGACGCACCCCATCCGGGTGGACTGGGTGGAGACGGGCCTATGGCCGGGCCGCCTCGGGCTGACGTTCGCCCCGGGCAAAAAGGGCGCGAGCGTCCTCCAGGCGGGTGTCGTGCACGACCGGGACCTGGGCGCCGACCTCAGGCGGCTGGCCCGCGAGGGCGTGCAAGTGATCGCCCCCCTGATCGAGGACCACGAGTTCGAGCTGCTGGGCATCCCCGACTATCACACCCTCGTCGAGGAGCACGGCCTGACCGTCCTCGCCTGCCCGATCCGTGACCGGGACGTGCCGGGCGACCTGGGTGGCTTCGGGGCCTTCCTCGACGAGCTGATGGACGCCCTGCTCGACGGTCGCCGGGTCGTCGTCCACTGCCGGGGCGGGCTGGGCCGGGCGGGGCTGACCGCCGCTTGCCTGCTCGTCCAGGCCGGGATGCCGCCCGAGCAGGCCACCCTGCGGGTGCGTGAGGCCCGTCCAGGCACCATCGAAACCGAGGCTCAGGTCCAGTTCATCCACGACTTCGCCCGCCGCTGA
- the hemB gene encoding porphobilinogen synthase — protein sequence MLDRPRRLRRTAGLRAMTREVTLSPQHFIHPIFVHEGETEEPIATMPGVSRHSVEGAVEQARAARDLGIPSVILFGIPDHKDPEGSQAYAEGGVIQRAATAIKAALPDVTVIADTCLCEYTDHGHCGPLCQTGDGEWTVDNDAALDLLARTAVSQARAGADIVAPSAMMDGQVGAIRSALDKAGFSHVPVMAYAVKYASAYYGPFRDAAGSTPSVGNRASYQMDPAGGEREALREARLDAEQGADFLMVKPALAYLDMVRLLRDTFDLPLVAYNVSGEYALVKAAVQAGYMDERRTVLETLTGMRRAGADAIITYHALDAARWLREGSR from the coding sequence ATGTTGGACCGTCCCCGCCGTCTGCGCCGCACTGCTGGCCTGCGGGCCATGACCCGTGAGGTCACGCTTTCTCCGCAGCATTTCATCCACCCCATCTTCGTCCACGAGGGGGAGACCGAGGAGCCCATCGCCACCATGCCGGGCGTGAGCCGCCACAGCGTCGAGGGCGCCGTCGAGCAGGCGAGAGCCGCCCGCGACCTCGGCATCCCCAGCGTGATCCTCTTCGGCATCCCCGACCACAAGGACCCCGAAGGCAGCCAGGCCTACGCGGAGGGCGGCGTGATTCAGCGCGCAGCGACCGCCATCAAGGCCGCCCTGCCCGACGTGACCGTCATCGCCGATACCTGCCTGTGCGAGTACACCGACCACGGCCACTGCGGGCCGCTGTGCCAGACGGGGGACGGCGAGTGGACGGTGGACAATGACGCGGCCCTCGATCTCCTTGCCAGGACCGCCGTGTCCCAGGCGCGGGCGGGCGCGGACATCGTGGCCCCCAGCGCGATGATGGACGGCCAGGTCGGCGCGATTCGCTCGGCCCTGGACAAGGCGGGCTTCTCACACGTCCCCGTCATGGCCTACGCGGTCAAGTACGCCTCGGCCTACTACGGGCCCTTCCGCGACGCGGCGGGCAGCACCCCCAGCGTCGGCAACCGAGCGTCGTACCAGATGGACCCGGCGGGCGGCGAGCGCGAGGCGCTGCGGGAGGCCAGGCTCGATGCCGAGCAGGGTGCGGATTTCCTGATGGTCAAGCCCGCGCTGGCGTACCTCGACATGGTGAGGCTGCTGCGCGACACCTTCGACCTGCCCCTCGTCGCCTACAACGTGAGCGGCGAGTACGCGCTCGTCAAGGCCGCCGTGCAGGCCGGGTACATGGACGAGCGCCGCACCGTGCTGGAGACGCTGACCGGGATGCGCCGTGCCGGGGCCGACGCGATTATCACCTACCACGCTCTCGACGCCGCCCGCTGGCTCCGGGAGGGGTCAAGGTGA
- a CDS encoding DUF3208 domain-containing protein, which yields MSTPYAHGGGRAAVRLLQGYVWHPADADVDLEHYLPHELDEAHVLWDQVTPPFAFFENGQPTAGQTFYQFTVLRVYDDKPGGEALHGDAETASQALGPLLDATPEGVGWQLWEDLREL from the coding sequence ATGAGCACCCCCTACGCCCACGGCGGAGGCCGCGCCGCCGTGAGACTGCTTCAGGGTTACGTCTGGCACCCGGCGGACGCCGACGTGGACCTGGAACACTACCTGCCCCACGAACTCGACGAGGCGCACGTCCTGTGGGACCAGGTCACGCCGCCCTTCGCCTTTTTCGAGAACGGCCAGCCGACGGCCGGGCAGACCTTTTACCAGTTCACGGTCCTGCGCGTGTACGACGACAAGCCCGGCGGCGAGGCCCTGCACGGCGACGCCGAGACCGCCAGCCAGGCCCTCGGCCCCCTGCTGGACGCCACCCCCGAGGGCGTGGGCTGGCAGCTCTGGGAGGACCTGCGCGAGCTATGA
- a CDS encoding transposase, producing the protein MNPKEQRSRRLYSDILPCFSRKQHRESFEVFLDLLLDGSGRPLPQRATVKSPSALSRFLNHAVWDTRHLCRVLRQHALETVQDWWRQQPHQRPRLELLVDLTSLEKTGKFSELADWVHTFNSVHGVHLVVLYLCCGQLRLPWAFQIWRGKGTPSPAQLALKLLRTVPSALMSGKRRPRLHADGGFESAEFIRGVLARGLDIVVGVRCTRKLEGGRQVRDLMVRGSLVKPTGLDHTMCVSWVWLYRNKEPEQRFVMSNLDLGGKYLARLGKCRWRIEAFFKTVKGRFGLERFAQHSKQGVMRWWCLSGTAFLLCHLQNLDLPVGRAGMWPDWGDLARTVRFSFVPDVRRQALQLELDALDAFQHALPVPST; encoded by the coding sequence GTGAACCCAAAAGAACAGCGTTCCAGACGGTTGTATTCTGACATCCTGCCCTGCTTTTCCCGCAAGCAGCATCGGGAGTCGTTCGAGGTCTTCCTCGACCTGCTGTTGGATGGTTCTGGTAGACCGCTACCCCAACGGGCCACCGTCAAATCTCCCTCAGCTCTCAGCCGCTTCCTCAATCACGCGGTCTGGGACACCCGGCACCTGTGCCGAGTGTTGCGTCAGCACGCCCTGGAGACGGTGCAGGACTGGTGGCGACAGCAGCCCCACCAGCGCCCTCGGCTGGAACTGCTGGTGGACCTGACCAGCCTGGAAAAGACCGGCAAGTTCAGCGAACTTGCCGACTGGGTTCACACCTTCAACAGCGTCCACGGCGTTCACCTGGTGGTGTTGTACCTGTGCTGCGGGCAGCTTCGTCTGCCCTGGGCTTTTCAAATCTGGCGGGGGAAGGGGACCCCTTCCCCCGCGCAGCTCGCGTTGAAGCTGCTCCGCACCGTTCCTTCTGCCCTGATGTCTGGAAAACGGCGTCCCCGTCTGCATGCAGACGGGGGCTTCGAGAGTGCCGAGTTTATTCGGGGCGTTCTCGCCCGTGGCCTCGACATCGTGGTCGGCGTGCGCTGCACCCGGAAACTGGAGGGTGGGCGGCAGGTCCGTGACCTGATGGTCCGGGGGAGCCTGGTCAAGCCCACAGGGCTTGACCACACCATGTGCGTCTCCTGGGTCTGGCTCTACCGCAACAAAGAGCCTGAACAACGCTTCGTGATGTCCAATCTCGATCTGGGGGGCAAGTACCTGGCTCGGCTGGGGAAGTGCCGGTGGCGGATCGAAGCCTTCTTCAAAACGGTCAAGGGACGCTTTGGGCTCGAACGCTTCGCCCAGCACAGCAAACAGGGGGTGATGCGCTGGTGGTGCCTCTCTGGGACAGCCTTCCTCCTCTGCCATCTCCAGAACCTCGATCTGCCTGTGGGGAGAGCAGGCATGTGGCCCGACTGGGGCGATCTGGCGAGAACCGTACGGTTCTCGTTCGTCCCCGATGTGCGTCGTCAAGCACTCCAACTGGAGCTGGACGCGCTCGACGCCTTCCAGCATGCACTTCCCGTCCCCTCAACCTAA
- a CDS encoding diacylglycerol/lipid kinase family protein: MTQTDPPRRYAVVLNPSAGRGLAEREWPRLEAELRRHRLPFDLIREPSGAAALERVCALPADVAVLAVGGDGTVTALLPAVVDETGLGRGRALGLVPLGSGNDFAGMLGLRPGDFAGALDRLAAPPCRVDALRVRIVEGDVAGTSRLLLNGLGMGLDAEVAALLPQAPARLSGFGRYTWAALTALRGLTLTPVTVEVDGAVVYSGPSCLAAVMNGTRYGAGFRVSPLSDPGDGRLNAVVSGPVGRLQVLGLMGLLLRGRHLGHPQVHHAAGRRVTATWARPTHLHLDGDLAGRVTRVEVEMLPGAVTLLGGAVSRQRSAKDRRPQPEPGRCVLKADG, translated from the coding sequence GTGACCCAGACCGATCCCCCCCGGCGCTACGCCGTCGTCCTCAACCCTTCCGCCGGGCGTGGCCTCGCTGAGCGCGAGTGGCCCCGGTTGGAGGCGGAGTTGCGCCGCCACCGCCTGCCCTTCGACCTCATCCGCGAGCCGAGCGGCGCGGCGGCCCTGGAGCGGGTGTGCGCCCTTCCGGCAGACGTGGCGGTGCTCGCGGTGGGAGGGGACGGCACGGTGACGGCCCTGCTCCCGGCTGTGGTGGACGAGACGGGGCTTGGGCGGGGTCGCGCCCTCGGCCTGGTGCCGCTGGGCAGCGGGAACGACTTCGCGGGCATGCTCGGGTTGAGGCCGGGGGACTTCGCCGGGGCGCTGGACCGCCTCGCCGCGCCGCCGTGCCGGGTGGACGCGCTGCGGGTGCGCATCGTGGAGGGTGACGTGGCGGGCACGTCCCGTCTCCTGCTCAACGGGCTGGGGATGGGGCTCGACGCCGAGGTCGCCGCGCTGCTCCCCCAGGCTCCCGCCCGCCTCTCTGGGTTCGGGCGGTACACCTGGGCGGCCCTGACGGCGCTGCGCGGGCTGACCCTCACCCCCGTCACCGTGGAGGTGGACGGCGCGGTGGTGTACAGCGGGCCGAGCTGCCTTGCCGCCGTCATGAACGGCACACGCTACGGGGCGGGCTTCCGGGTCAGCCCGCTCTCGGACCCGGGCGACGGACGGCTCAACGCCGTGGTGAGCGGTCCGGTGGGCCGCCTCCAGGTGCTCGGCCTGATGGGTCTGCTGTTGCGGGGCCGCCACCTCGGGCACCCGCAGGTCCACCATGCCGCCGGACGCCGGGTGACGGCCACCTGGGCGCGGCCTACCCACCTCCACCTCGACGGGGACCTCGCGGGGCGGGTGACGCGGGTGGAGGTGGAGATGCTGCCGGGGGCGGTCACGCTGCTGGGGGGAGCCGTCAGCCGTCAGCGGTCAGCAAAAGACAGAAGGCCCCAGCCTGAGCCGGGGCGCTGCGTGCTGAAGGCTGACGGCTGA
- the wecB gene encoding non-hydrolyzing UDP-N-acetylglucosamine 2-epimerase, which produces MTGSPAQPAPQNSEKRIVLAFGTRPEATKMAPVYAALSRQPGLTPLILSTGQQRQMLDEALAVFGLTPDEDLNVMTDRQTLADLTGRIVPQAGRKLREMGADMVLVHGDTTTSFCVTLSAFYEGIPVGHVEAGLRSGNMREPFPEEANRRLTGVLSGLDFAPTPGSRANLLREGKDPGGVFVTGQTAVDAVREVAGRVPLRPEWRERLDAGGRLVTVTMHRRENLPVMAEMARALADVAYAYPDCHFVYPVHLNPAVQEAVRPALGDLPNFELTDPLDYANMAPLMAASALLVTDSGGLQEEGAALGVPVAVLRNVTERPEGLEAGVLRLAGNDPGTIREVIGGLLGDEAELSRMRAARNPYGDGQASGRIAQAVAWHFGLAEKPADWQ; this is translated from the coding sequence ATGACCGGATCGCCCGCACAACCCGCCCCTCAGAACAGCGAGAAACGCATCGTCCTCGCCTTCGGCACCCGGCCCGAGGCGACCAAGATGGCCCCGGTGTACGCTGCCCTCTCGCGCCAGCCCGGCCTCACGCCGCTGATCCTCTCCACCGGTCAGCAGCGCCAGATGCTCGACGAGGCCCTCGCCGTCTTCGGCCTCACCCCCGACGAGGACCTGAATGTCATGACCGACCGCCAGACCCTCGCCGATCTCACCGGGCGCATCGTTCCCCAGGCGGGGCGCAAGCTGCGCGAGATGGGCGCGGACATGGTGCTCGTCCACGGCGACACCACCACCTCCTTCTGCGTCACCCTGAGCGCCTTCTATGAGGGCATCCCGGTCGGGCACGTCGAGGCCGGGCTGCGTTCGGGCAACATGCGGGAACCCTTTCCCGAGGAGGCCAACCGCCGCCTGACGGGGGTGCTCAGCGGCCTGGATTTCGCCCCGACGCCGGGCAGCCGCGCCAACCTGCTGCGCGAGGGCAAGGACCCGGGCGGCGTGTTCGTGACCGGGCAGACCGCCGTGGACGCCGTGCGCGAGGTGGCGGGCCGGGTCCCGCTCAGGCCCGAGTGGCGGGAGCGGCTGGACGCCGGGGGGCGGCTGGTGACGGTCACGATGCACCGCCGCGAGAACCTGCCGGTGATGGCGGAGATGGCGCGGGCACTCGCGGACGTGGCCTACGCCTACCCCGACTGTCATTTCGTCTACCCGGTCCACCTCAACCCGGCGGTGCAGGAGGCGGTGCGCCCCGCCCTGGGTGACTTGCCGAACTTCGAGCTGACTGACCCCCTCGACTACGCGAACATGGCCCCGCTGATGGCCGCCTCCGCCCTGCTGGTCACCGATAGCGGCGGCTTGCAGGAGGAGGGGGCGGCGCTCGGCGTGCCCGTGGCGGTGCTGCGCAACGTGACCGAGCGGCCCGAGGGACTGGAGGCGGGGGTGCTGCGGCTCGCCGGGAACGACCCGGGCACCATCCGCGAGGTGATCGGCGGGCTGCTGGGAGACGAGGCGGAGCTGAGCAGGATGCGGGCGGCGCGCAATCCCTACGGGGATGGGCAGGCGTCGGGGCGCATTGCTCAGGCCGTCGCGTGGCACTTCGGGCTGGCCGAGAAACCGGCGGACTGGCAGTAG
- a CDS encoding MraY family glycosyltransferase, whose product MDSLKALAAQFGIADLFGRGFLSVLLTFLTAWVFTWRFIPGVRDFALQVGWADQPNARRLNKEPLPNAGGLAIFTGFLLGVVVAWALRPIVIEGVNIQVLAILLGGAVLVLVGFIDDQYGLTPAFRLGVQALSALLLIVNGLRIDLNAIPFLPALPAALNEPLSFVVTLLWVVGLTNAVNLMDGVDGVVGGVGFVVSMVLLATAAQFADRAAAVVLLAGLAGAALGYLRHNFNPSRIIMGDAGAYLFGYTLAAVSLLGTLKVSAGASLLVPLIVLALPLFDTTQVVIGRLARGIRNPLGHPDKTHIHHRVLARTASARRTAVILWGVALLCGVLGMLAQGVRLPVILATVLVILLCLWFVTYRRVRAHEEETGGVPSSPGRSG is encoded by the coding sequence ATGGACTCCCTGAAGGCGCTCGCGGCGCAATTCGGTATCGCGGACCTGTTCGGGCGCGGTTTTCTCAGCGTGCTCCTCACCTTCCTGACAGCCTGGGTCTTCACCTGGCGCTTCATCCCCGGCGTACGTGACTTCGCCCTCCAGGTCGGGTGGGCCGATCAGCCCAACGCGCGGCGGCTGAACAAGGAACCCCTGCCCAACGCGGGCGGGCTCGCCATCTTCACGGGCTTCCTCCTGGGTGTGGTCGTCGCCTGGGCGCTGCGGCCCATCGTGATCGAGGGGGTGAATATCCAGGTGCTGGCGATCCTGCTGGGGGGCGCGGTGCTCGTCCTGGTGGGCTTCATCGACGACCAGTACGGGCTGACGCCCGCCTTCCGGCTGGGGGTGCAGGCTCTCTCGGCGCTCCTGCTGATCGTCAACGGGCTGCGCATCGACCTCAACGCCATCCCCTTCCTGCCCGCGCTGCCCGCCGCCCTCAACGAACCGCTGAGCTTCGTCGTTACCCTGCTGTGGGTGGTCGGGCTCACGAACGCCGTGAACCTGATGGACGGGGTGGACGGGGTGGTGGGGGGCGTGGGCTTCGTCGTGAGCATGGTGCTGCTCGCCACGGCGGCGCAGTTCGCGGACCGGGCGGCGGCGGTCGTGCTCCTCGCGGGGCTGGCGGGGGCAGCCCTGGGGTATCTGCGGCACAACTTCAACCCCAGCCGGATCATCATGGGGGACGCGGGGGCGTACCTCTTCGGCTACACGCTCGCCGCCGTCAGCCTGCTGGGCACCCTCAAGGTGAGCGCGGGGGCCAGCCTGCTCGTACCCCTGATCGTGCTCGCGCTGCCGCTTTTCGACACCACCCAGGTCGTGATCGGGCGGCTGGCGCGGGGTATCCGCAACCCGCTCGGGCACCCCGACAAGACGCACATCCACCACCGGGTCCTGGCGCGCACGGCGTCGGCGCGGCGCACGGCGGTCATCCTCTGGGGGGTGGCCCTGCTGTGCGGGGTGCTGGGGATGCTTGCGCAGGGAGTGCGGCTGCCCGTCATCCTGGCGACGGTCCTGGTGATCCTCCTCTGCCTGTGGTTCGTCACCTACCGCCGGGTGCGCGCTCACGAGGAGGAGACGGGGGGCGTGCCCTCCTCCCCCGGGAGAAGCGGCTGA